From the genome of Faecalibacterium prausnitzii:
GGACTCCATGGCCGCTCTGCGCGAAAAGGACAACATCGAGCAGGAGGATTTTTTCAGCCAGGTCGTGGGCGGCGCGATGGGCCTGATGAACAGCCCCGAAGACTATGCCAGCTTCTACCACGAAGTGAACGGCCAGAAGATCCGTCACGACAGGGTGCACAACCTCTACGGCGGCAGCATGACCCGCGCAGCGGGCGAAGCCTTCGCAAAACAGCACCCGGAAAAGCGGATGCTGCTGTACAGCCGTTCCAGCGTGATCGGTTCGCACCGGTACGGCGGCATCTGGCTGGGCGACAACAACGCCTCCTGGGGGCAGCTGCTGGCCAACATTCAGATGATGCCCAGTGTGCAGATGTGCGGCTTTTTGTATGCCGGTGCCGACCTGTGCGGCTTCAGCTCTGACACCACGCCGGACCTTGCCCTGCGCTGGCTGGAATTCGGCCTCCTGACGCCGCTGATGCGCAACCACTCCGCCATCGGGACCCGGATGCAGGAATACTACTGCTTCCCGGAGATGCTGCCCGCCATCCGCCGGATGCTGCACCTGCGCTACGCCCTGCTGCCCTACCTGTACAGCGAATTCATGAAGGCAGCGCTTGAAAATGGTTCCTACTTCCGCCCGCTGGCCTTTGATTACCCCGCCGACCCCGACGCCCGCGAGGTGCAGGACCAGCTCCTGCTCGGCGAAGGGCTGATGGCCGCGCCCATCTACACCCAAAACACCCATGGCCGGATGGTCTATCTGCCGGAGCCCATGAAGATGCTCCGCCTGCGCAGCGTGGACGACTACGACGAGGAAGTCCTCCCCGCCGGGCACCACTACCTGCGCTGTGCGCTGGATGAGGTGCTGCTCTTCCTCCGGCCCGGCTGCATCGTGCCGGTGGCAGCACCGGCCGACAACACCGCCCAGCTGGACGACACGCAGCTGACCCTGTGGAGTTATCTCCCGGACGGAGGCTCTGCCGCCTACCGGATGTACACCGACGACGGCTTCACCACCGACTATGACGCGCCGGAGCACTGGCGGCTCATCCGGAGCTGAGCCGTCCGCACCGGAAACGCAGCCTTTCGGCTCGATTTTATCCAATTTTTGCTTGTAATTTACGTTTTCAGGGACTATAATAATAAGAAATTGCGCCGCCCTCTCCGGAAGGCGGCGCTTTCTGATGAAAAACAACGATTTTTTGATCTCAGCCTGATGCAAGGAGGAAGCGATTCATGGCACAACTGACCCGGACGGGCGATTTGACCAGCGGCCCGCTGCTGAAAAAGATCATCCTGTTTTCCCTGCCGCTGGCAGCATCCAGCATTTTGCAGCTCCTGTTCAATGCTGCAGACGTGGTGGTCGTCGGACGGTTCGCGGGCAGCACCGCGCTGGCCGCTGTCGGCTCGAACGGTGCGCTCATCAACCTGCTGGTCAACCTGTTCGTAGGGCTTTCGCTGGGCGCGAACGTCGTCGCAGCCCGCTGCTTTGGTGCCAAAGACGAGCGCGGGGTGCAGAACACCGTCCAGACTTCTGTCACGCTGGGGCTCGTCAGCGGTGTGCTGCTGGCCTTTGTCGGCTTTTTCGCGGCACGCGGCCTGCTGGAATTGATGTCCTGCCCGGAAGACGTCATTGACCTTTCGACGCTGTATCTGAAGATCTACTTCATCGGGATGCCAATGACCATGCTGTACAACTTCAACGCCTCGCTGCTGCGCGCCGTGGGCGATACCCGCCGCCCGCTGTACTGTCTGGCCGTGTCCGGCGTCATCAATGTGGTGCTGAACCTCGTTTTCGTCATCCTGTTCCAGATGAGTGTGGCGGGCGTGGCGCTGGCCACCATCATCAGCCAGACGGTCTCTGCCCTCATGGTCACCGTCCTGCTCATGAAAGAAGAAGGCCCCCTTCACCTCGACCTGCGGCATCTGGGCTTCCACAAGGGGGCGCTGGTGCAGATCCTGAAGATCGGCCTGCCTGCCGGTCTGCAGAGCACCGTGTTCAGCCTCTCCAATGTCGTCATCCAGTCGGCAGTCAATTCCTTCGGCTCCACGATCGTGGCGGGCAACTCGGCTGCTGCCAACATTGAGGGCTTCATCTATACCGGCATGAACGCCTTTGCTCAGGCCGCAGTCACCTTCACCAGCCAGAACGTGGGCGCCCGCCGGTATGACAACCTCGACCGCGTCATGCGGAACTGCCTGCTCTGCGCCGTGGTGGTCGGCATCGTGCTGGGCGGCGGTGCCTACCTTGCCGGTGAGGGGCTGCTCCACTTCTATTCCACCGATGAAACGGTCGTTGCCGCCGGTCTGGCCCGGATGAAGGTCATCTGCACCAGCTACTTCCTCTGCGGCATCATGGACACGCTGGCCAGCTGCCTGCGCGGTCGGGGCTACTCCGTCCTGCCCATGATCGTCAGTCTGGTGGGCAGCTGCCTGCTCCGTCTGGTGTGGATCGCCACCATCTTCCAGCTGTTCCGCTCCACGACCACGCTGTACATCAGCTACCCCATCAGCTGGCTCCTGACCGCTTCCGTCCACCTCGCCTGCCTGCTGGTGGTGCGGCACAAAATGAACAACGCAGGGCAGCCGGCAAAGATCGCGGCTTAAACTCAAAAAAGAACAGGGCTGTTGCGTACTCCTTCCGACATCGCTCACGCGATGCCACCTCCCTCTAAGAGGGAGGCTTTTAGGCCCCCTCCCAGAGGGGGCTGGCACGGCGAATGCCGTGACTGGAGGAGTACGCAACAGCCCTGCTTTTTCATATCCTTTTTTCGAGCAGATACCGGTCATAGCCGCCGTACATCTCCCGGCGGGTCGCAATGGTGAAGCCGCAGGCGAGCGCGTTGTTTAGGCTGTACTGATTTTCCGGGCTGACGGTCGCCCCGATGCCCACGATGCCGGGCCGCAGAAGCGGCAGGGCGGCTTCCAGCAGCTTCCGCTGCAAGCCGTTGCCCCGCCAGTCCGGGTGGACGACGGCGCTGTCGGCATTGGCCCAGTGGTCCCACTCGGCCTGCGGGATGCCCAGAAAGGCCGCATAGTTGTGTTCGCTCTGCCCACAGTACCGCAGGATGAAATAGGCCCCCAGCCGCTCTCCATCGAACACGCCCAGGCACAGATCGTGTGCAAGATAGGCTGTGATGTTTTCCTGTGTGTCGGGCACAAACTGCTCTGGGTGCGGCATGGCGGCCCGCACCTCATTTTGCAGCGCGTAAAACGCGGCGGCGTCCGCCGGGCCGCACCGACGCACCGCAACGGGAAGTGCGGCGGGCTGACCGCACACTTTGTTCAGCAGAAGTTCCATTTCCAAGACCCTCCAAAATAAAATCATACTTTCTTCCGGATTCCAGTAGAATTGCCGTTTGAAATCATCTCATCTTATGTTATAATGAATACAAGAAAATTTGTCCAGTAAAACTTTGGGGTTGCCGGGCAGTTTTTCGGAAAGTCCAGGCGGGAGCTTCCCGCCCGTGAACCGGAGGATACAACCTATGAAAGATTCCAGCTCTTCGTCTATCCGCCTGGGCGGGGCAGTCATCAGCGACCGCATTGTGTCGGCCCTGCTGGAGGAACTGCGCACCGGGCGCTACGCCGACGCAGACCGTCTGCCCGCAGAGGTCGATCTGGCTGCACAGCTCAGCGTCAGCCGCACGGTCATCCGCGATGCTCTGAGCGAGATGGAGCGCGCCGGTTACATCGAGCGGGTGCGCGGCATCGGCACCGTGGTCAACCGCACGGTGCTCAACCTGCGCAGCCGGTTGGACCAGAAGCTGGAATACTACCCGCTGATCCGCAGCTTTGGCAGCTACCCCCACGCCGATGGCATCCAGATCTATCCCATCCGCGCCGGGGCCGAGCTGGCCCACGACCTGGCCATTGAACCGGGGGATGAGGTGATCTGCATCAAAAAGCGCATCCTCGCCGACACCACCCCGGTCATCTACTCCATCGATTATCTGCCCCGCGCCCTGTTTGGCAACCGGGACTATACCCGCATCGACCTGAGCGGCGGCGTGTTCGATATCCTGGAGCAGGAGTGCAGCCAGCAGATCTCGTCCAACGTGGCGCACCTGAAGGCCAGCTGCGGCGATGAGTCCATCCGCGCTGCCATGCGGCTGGCACCGGGCGAGGCCATGCTGCTGCTCGACGAGATCTGTTTCAACCGGCTGTGTCATCCGGTCATGCGCTCGCTCAGTTATTACACCAACTTCTTCGATTTTTCCATTCTGCGAAAATTACTTTGACGGAGGTAAAAATCCATGCGCCATCTGATCGACCCCTTGGATCTCAGCCCGGAAGAGATCACTTCCCTGCTGGACCTGGCTGACCGCATCCGCAGCGACCCGGCTGCTTACCAGGACGTCGCGGCCCACAAAAAGCTCGCCACCCTGTTCTACGAGCCGTCCACCCGCACCCGCCTCTCCTTTGAGGCGGCCATGCTGAACCTGGGCGGCCATGTGCTGGGTTTTCCGAGTGAGAACGTTTCCAGTGCCTCCAAGGGCGAAAGCGTTGCCGACACCATCCGTGTGGTCTCCTGCTACGCCGACATCGTGGCCATGCGCCACCCGAAAGAAGGTGCGCCCCTGCGCGCCAGCCGCTACTCCCGCATCCCGGTCATCAACGCGGGCGACGGCGGCCACCAGCACCCCACCCAGACCATGACCGACCTGATGACCATCCGCACCCGGATGGGCCGTCTGGACGATCTGACCATTGGCCTGTGCGGCGATCTGAAGTTCGGCCGCACCGTCCACTCCCTCATCAAGACCATGGCCCGCTGCAAAAACATCCGCTTCGTGCTCATCAGCCCGGAAGAGCTGCGTGTGCCCGACTATATCATCAAGGATGTGCTGGAAGCCAACGGCATCGCCTACCGCGAGACCCGCAGCCTGGAGGACTCCATGCCGGAGCTTGACATCCTCTATATGACCCGTGTGCAGAAGGAACGCTTCTTCAACGAGGAAGACTACGTCCGCCTGAAAAACAGCTACATCCTGACCAGCGACAAGATGGCGCTGGCCAAGGAACACATGGCCGTGCTGCATCCCCTGCCCCGCGTGAATGAGATCGCACTGGACGTGGACGACGACCCCCGCGCCGCTTACTTTGAGCAGGTGCAGAATGGCGTCTACGTCCGCATGGCGCTCATCATGACGCTGCTGGGTCTGGCCGACCCCAAAACCAAGGAGGAACATTGAAATGCTGAATATTGATGAGATTCAGAATGGCATCGTGATCGACCACATCAAGGCAGGCACCGCTATGGGCCTGATGGATCTGCTGGGCATCAAGGGCAACCGCACCGCCAATGTGGCTCTGATCCAGAACGCCCGCTCCCACAAGGCCGAATGCGGCCGCAAAGACATCATCAAGGTGGAGGGCGATGCTTCCTGGCTGAATCTGGACGTCCTGGCTTACCTGGACCCCAACATCAGCGTGACCATCATCCAGGATGGCAAGGCGGTCAAGAAGGAGAAGCCCCAGCCCCCCAAGCGTCTGGTCAACATCGTGCGGTGCAAAAATCCGCGCTGCATCTCCTCCATTGAGGAAGAGTGCGACCAGATCTTTGAGCTGAGCTCCAACGGCAAGTATCGCTGCATCTACTGCGAGCAGGAGCTGCAGGTCAAACCGGAATAATCGGTACAAATCATAACCCCGCGTGGAAACGCGGGGTATGCAGAACGGCCCCATAGGGGCCACAATACCAGCCGCGCCGAAAGGCGCACAAAGAGCGACGTCAACCGCATACTGACGTCGCTCTTAATATTTTTCTGTCTGCTTGATATGGTGCACTTCAAGTGCTTCTCTTCAACGAAGTAGACTACAGATGTTTTTTATTAGTTCAGAAGAAGCTCACCTGGCTGCTCTCCGGCAGGTCGCCGAGGGCCCCCACCTGGCGCAGGCGGTCCAGAATGGCGTTGCTGACGCCGGACGCCTGCTGCAATTCCTCGATGGACAGATACTCCTGCCCCTGGATGGTCGCTTTTTCCAGTGCGTCGGCAGCGGAACCGCCCAGACCCTTCAGCGACGAGAACGGCAGACGGACTTTGCCGTCCTCCACGATGTAGCTGGAACCGCGGCTCTTGCCCAGTTCGATGGGCAGGAACTCATAGCCGCGCACCAGCATCTCGTTGACGAGCTGCAGCGAAACGAGGACGTCTTCGTCCTTGGCGTTTTTCTCTTCCTTCAGGCGGCGCTTGACCTCGTTCATGTGGGCGCGGGCCACTGCGGCACCGCCCACAGCGGCTTCGTAGTCGATGTCGTCACCGCGCACCGTGAAGTAGACCGCATAAAACGCCTGGGGACGATAGATCTTGAACCACATCAGCCGGATGGCCGACATCAGGTAGGCCACCGCATGGGCTTTCGGGAACATATACTTGATCTTCCGGCAGGACTCGATGTACCAGTCCGGGACTTCGTGTTCCCGCATGGCTTCTTCCCAGCCGGGCTTGAAGCCGCCCTTGGCCACCTTGCCCTTACGGACGGCCTCCATGATATCGAAGGCCATCTTCGGTTCCAGCCCCTTGCGGAGCAGGTAGAGCATGATGCTGTCACGGCAGCCGATGACCTCGGCGATGGTGCAGGTGCCGCTGCGAATCAGCTCATCGGCGTTGTTGGTCCAGACGTCCGTGCCATGGGACAGGCCGGAGATCTGGATCAGCTCGGAGAAGTTTTTGGGCCGGGCCTCCACCAGCATTCCGCGCACGAAGTTCGTGCCCATTTCCGGGATGCCAAAGGTGCCGGTCTGGCTGTCGATCTGCTCCGGCGTCACGCCCAGCGCTTCCGGGCTGGTCAGCAGGCTGTACACCTTGGGGTCGTTCATGGGGATGGAGTCGATCGGGATGCCGGTGTACTCCTCAAAATACTTGTAAAAAGTGGGCATATCGTGACCCAGTTCGTCCAGCTTGAGCAGAGTGTCGTGGAGGTATTTGAACTCGAAGTGGGTGGTCAGCAGGCCGCCCGCCACGTCATCGGCCGGGTGCTGGATGGGGCAGAAGTCGTAGATCTCGTAGGTGTCGGGCACGACGACCATGCCGCCGGGGTGCTGGCCGGTGGTGCGCTTGACGCCGGTGCAGCCCAGCGTCAGGCGGTTCTCCTCGGCGTGGTTGACCGTTTTCCCCCGCTCTTCCAGATATTTTTTGACGTAGCCATACGCCGTTTTGTCCTGGATGCCGGACACGGTGCCGGCCTTGAAGACGTTGGCCTTGCCGAACAGCTCCTCGGTGTAGCGGTGGACGTTGGACTGATACTCGCCGGAGAAGTTCAGGTCGATATCCGGCTCCTTGTCGCCGTAAAAGCCCAGGAAGGTCTCGAACGGGATGTCGTGGCCGTCCACGAGCATCCGGGTGCCGCAGTGGGGGCAGTTTTTGTCCGGCAGGTCGAAGCCGTCGTCCACGCTGCCGTCGGTGATGAACTCGCTGTGTCTGCACTTGGGGCAGCGGTAGTGGGGCGGCAGGCTGTTGACCTCCGAGATGCCGGAGAAGTGGGCCACAGCCGACGAGCCGACCGAGCCACGGCTGCCCACCTGATAGCCGCCCGCATTGGAGTAGGCCACCAGCTTGACCGCGATGACGTACAGGACCGCGTAGCCATGGCCGCAGATGGAGTCCAGCTCCTTTTGCAGCCGCTTCTCGACGATCTCCGGCAGCGGGTCGCCGTAATCCCGCTTGGCGTGTTCCCACGTTGCATCGCGCAATTGCTGCTCTGCACCCTCAATGCTGGGCGGGTAGGTGCCGCGCGGGATGGCGCGGACATTGCCGTCAATGGAAGCCGCGATCTTGCGCGGGTTGGTCACGACGATCTCATACGCCTTTTCTTTGGGCAGATAACTGAACTGTTTCAGCATGTCCTCGGTGGTGCGGTAGAACAGCGGCGGCTGGTTGTCGGCATCCTTGAAACCGTTGCCCGCTTGAAGGACCGAGCGGTAGATGGCGTCTTCCGGCTCGGTGAAATGGACGTCGCCGGTGGCGATGACCGGCTTGTGCAGGTCTTCGCCCAGCTGGATGACAGTGCGGTTGAAATCCTTGATGACCTCCTCGCTGTCCACCTTGCCCTCGCGGACCATATAGGCGTTGTTGCCCAGCGGCTGGATCTCCAGCACATCGTAATAGGCCGCGATCTTCTTCAATTCCTCGTAGGAGCGTCCCTCCACGATGGCGCGGTAAAGCTCGCCTGCTTCACAGGCGGAGGTCAGGATGAGGCCGTCGCGGTACTTGTTCAGCAGACTGCGGGGCACACGGGGCTTTTTGAAGAAGTAGTTGACATGGGCCTCGCTGACGATCTTGTACAGATTTTTCAGGCCCATCTGGTTCTTGACCAGAATGATGAGGTGGTAGTATTTCTTCTTCAGCACCTCGCGGTTGCCGCCCAGGCCGGTGTTGATGTCGCTGACGGCTGTGACCTGCTTTTCTTCCAGGTCCTTCAGCATCACGCAGAAAATGCGGCCCAGCGCCCCGGCGTCCTCGCAGGCGCGGTGGGCCTCGTAGGCGGGCAGTTCCAGATGCTTGTTGATGGTGCCCTGTTTGTAGTTGTGCAAGCCGGGGTACATGGCCTGCGCCATGGTCAGGGTGTCGATATAGGTCGGTTCAAACGAGATGCCGCTCCGTTTGGCCGCGATGCGGAGGAAGCGGATGTCGAACGAGTGGGCGTTGTGGGCCACCAGAATGCGCCCGCCTGCAAAATCCAGGAACGCCTGCAATGCCTCGGCCTCACTGGGGGCATCGGCGACCATCTCATTGGTGATGCCGGTCAACTCGGTGATCTTAGGTGTGATGGGCTTGCCGGGTTTGACGAAGGTGTCAAATTCCTCCACGACTTCGCCGTTTTTCACGATGACGCCGCCGATCTCGGTCAGGTACTCCACGTTGGGGTCCAGCCCGGTGGTCTCGGTGTCGAACACGCAGAACTCCCCCGTCAGGGGCGCATCCTGCACACCGTAGACGCAGGGGATCATGTCGTCCACGAAATAGGCCTCGCAGCCGTAGATGAGCTTGAAGTTCGGGTCGCTTTTGTGGATGTCGTCCGCTGCCAACATGGCTTCCGGGTAGCCCTGACAGACGCCGTGGTCGGTGATGGCGATCGCCGGGTGCCCCATCCGATGGGCCAGCCGGACGATGCCGCCGGGGTCGCAGAACGCATCCATGCTGGACAGCTTGGTATGCAGATGCAGCTCCACCCGCTTGACCGGGGCGTG
Proteins encoded in this window:
- a CDS encoding TIM-barrel domain-containing protein; translated protein: MIQRFSFGHPIPTGSVEQVLPLCAGSVPFLTPAAEGWTYRMREDCVVYGLGEMPRGLNKRGWHYIANNTDESHHTEDKLSYYGAHNFLLIRNGEDCFGLFVDFPGKVHYDIGYTRHDTLCFHTEEPDYELYVLSGGDENALCKEFRALIGRSYIPPKWAFGLAQSRWGYKTEEDVREVARQYKANGLPLDMICMDIDYMQGYADFTVNRERFPDLKKLSDELKAEGIRLVPIIDAGIRIDDADATCKEGLEKGYFCKKADGTPFAAAVWPGKAYFADFLRPEVREWFGGRYKVLTDLGIEGFWNDMNEPSLFYSPDRLRAFLDSMAALREKDNIEQEDFFSQVVGGAMGLMNSPEDYASFYHEVNGQKIRHDRVHNLYGGSMTRAAGEAFAKQHPEKRMLLYSRSSVIGSHRYGGIWLGDNNASWGQLLANIQMMPSVQMCGFLYAGADLCGFSSDTTPDLALRWLEFGLLTPLMRNHSAIGTRMQEYYCFPEMLPAIRRMLHLRYALLPYLYSEFMKAALENGSYFRPLAFDYPADPDAREVQDQLLLGEGLMAAPIYTQNTHGRMVYLPEPMKMLRLRSVDDYDEEVLPAGHHYLRCALDEVLLFLRPGCIVPVAAPADNTAQLDDTQLTLWSYLPDGGSAAYRMYTDDGFTTDYDAPEHWRLIRS
- a CDS encoding MATE family efflux transporter, translating into MAQLTRTGDLTSGPLLKKIILFSLPLAASSILQLLFNAADVVVVGRFAGSTALAAVGSNGALINLLVNLFVGLSLGANVVAARCFGAKDERGVQNTVQTSVTLGLVSGVLLAFVGFFAARGLLELMSCPEDVIDLSTLYLKIYFIGMPMTMLYNFNASLLRAVGDTRRPLYCLAVSGVINVVLNLVFVILFQMSVAGVALATIISQTVSALMVTVLLMKEEGPLHLDLRHLGFHKGALVQILKIGLPAGLQSTVFSLSNVVIQSAVNSFGSTIVAGNSAAANIEGFIYTGMNAFAQAAVTFTSQNVGARRYDNLDRVMRNCLLCAVVVGIVLGGGAYLAGEGLLHFYSTDETVVAAGLARMKVICTSYFLCGIMDTLASCLRGRGYSVLPMIVSLVGSCLLRLVWIATIFQLFRSTTTLYISYPISWLLTASVHLACLLVVRHKMNNAGQPAKIAA
- a CDS encoding GNAT family N-acetyltransferase yields the protein MELLLNKVCGQPAALPVAVRRCGPADAAAFYALQNEVRAAMPHPEQFVPDTQENITAYLAHDLCLGVFDGERLGAYFILRYCGQSEHNYAAFLGIPQAEWDHWANADSAVVHPDWRGNGLQRKLLEAALPLLRPGIVGIGATVSPENQYSLNNALACGFTIATRREMYGGYDRYLLEKRI
- a CDS encoding GntR family transcriptional regulator — translated: MKDSSSSSIRLGGAVISDRIVSALLEELRTGRYADADRLPAEVDLAAQLSVSRTVIRDALSEMERAGYIERVRGIGTVVNRTVLNLRSRLDQKLEYYPLIRSFGSYPHADGIQIYPIRAGAELAHDLAIEPGDEVICIKKRILADTTPVIYSIDYLPRALFGNRDYTRIDLSGGVFDILEQECSQQISSNVAHLKASCGDESIRAAMRLAPGEAMLLLDEICFNRLCHPVMRSLSYYTNFFDFSILRKLL
- the pyrB gene encoding aspartate carbamoyltransferase codes for the protein MRHLIDPLDLSPEEITSLLDLADRIRSDPAAYQDVAAHKKLATLFYEPSTRTRLSFEAAMLNLGGHVLGFPSENVSSASKGESVADTIRVVSCYADIVAMRHPKEGAPLRASRYSRIPVINAGDGGHQHPTQTMTDLMTIRTRMGRLDDLTIGLCGDLKFGRTVHSLIKTMARCKNIRFVLISPEELRVPDYIIKDVLEANGIAYRETRSLEDSMPELDILYMTRVQKERFFNEEDYVRLKNSYILTSDKMALAKEHMAVLHPLPRVNEIALDVDDDPRAAYFEQVQNGVYVRMALIMTLLGLADPKTKEEH
- a CDS encoding aspartate carbamoyltransferase regulatory subunit — protein: MLNIDEIQNGIVIDHIKAGTAMGLMDLLGIKGNRTANVALIQNARSHKAECGRKDIIKVEGDASWLNLDVLAYLDPNISVTIIQDGKAVKKEKPQPPKRLVNIVRCKNPRCISSIEEECDQIFELSSNGKYRCIYCEQELQVKPE
- a CDS encoding PolC-type DNA polymerase III, with protein sequence MTPLVSQLWPQFMADPDFASCFGRVAVEHAQMLRQERQVIFTLRSSAPLDKGLCARLTASLQPDYEGFELRIHNLFGYPSLNETALRELMEEMKRDGVPINGFLDRCTIRITGQNIAIGVCHGTKFLQEMEFERLLAERVAAHTGVKPKVTLTSAVGEAELRQMEEKLERKIAPPVVKFEKKNTAPSIKVDGLDLTDKPVTIFHGKMFAPKNLTPLKELGGEGGKCIIWGDVFFTEVKGNYRKIYTVSITDYTGSINLKIRAQEGEDCSKWESIAKGTTIIVRGDCSYDKYEHDYIVYPYDVLFVERKKREDHAPVKRVELHLHTKLSSMDAFCDPGGIVRLAHRMGHPAIAITDHGVCQGYPEAMLAADDIHKSDPNFKLIYGCEAYFVDDMIPCVYGVQDAPLTGEFCVFDTETTGLDPNVEYLTEIGGVIVKNGEVVEEFDTFVKPGKPITPKITELTGITNEMVADAPSEAEALQAFLDFAGGRILVAHNAHSFDIRFLRIAAKRSGISFEPTYIDTLTMAQAMYPGLHNYKQGTINKHLELPAYEAHRACEDAGALGRIFCVMLKDLEEKQVTAVSDINTGLGGNREVLKKKYYHLIILVKNQMGLKNLYKIVSEAHVNYFFKKPRVPRSLLNKYRDGLILTSACEAGELYRAIVEGRSYEELKKIAAYYDVLEIQPLGNNAYMVREGKVDSEEVIKDFNRTVIQLGEDLHKPVIATGDVHFTEPEDAIYRSVLQAGNGFKDADNQPPLFYRTTEDMLKQFSYLPKEKAYEIVVTNPRKIAASIDGNVRAIPRGTYPPSIEGAEQQLRDATWEHAKRDYGDPLPEIVEKRLQKELDSICGHGYAVLYVIAVKLVAYSNAGGYQVGSRGSVGSSAVAHFSGISEVNSLPPHYRCPKCRHSEFITDGSVDDGFDLPDKNCPHCGTRMLVDGHDIPFETFLGFYGDKEPDIDLNFSGEYQSNVHRYTEELFGKANVFKAGTVSGIQDKTAYGYVKKYLEERGKTVNHAEENRLTLGCTGVKRTTGQHPGGMVVVPDTYEIYDFCPIQHPADDVAGGLLTTHFEFKYLHDTLLKLDELGHDMPTFYKYFEEYTGIPIDSIPMNDPKVYSLLTSPEALGVTPEQIDSQTGTFGIPEMGTNFVRGMLVEARPKNFSELIQISGLSHGTDVWTNNADELIRSGTCTIAEVIGCRDSIMLYLLRKGLEPKMAFDIMEAVRKGKVAKGGFKPGWEEAMREHEVPDWYIESCRKIKYMFPKAHAVAYLMSAIRLMWFKIYRPQAFYAVYFTVRGDDIDYEAAVGGAAVARAHMNEVKRRLKEEKNAKDEDVLVSLQLVNEMLVRGYEFLPIELGKSRGSSYIVEDGKVRLPFSSLKGLGGSAADALEKATIQGQEYLSIEELQQASGVSNAILDRLRQVGALGDLPESSQVSFF